From the genome of Halobacteriovorax marinus SJ:
GAGAATTTGATGATGGCGGCAGTCTATGCGAAGGGAAAAACTATTATTGAAAATGCGGCCCTTGAGCCAGAAATAGATGATCTTGCTAACTTCTTAAATGCTATGGGAGCAAAGATTTCTGGAATTGGAACAAAGAAAATTGAAATCGAAGGTGTTAAGTCTCTTAATGAGGTTGAGTATACTGCTATTGGAGATCGTATTGAAGCGGCCACTTATATAATGGCAGCACTGGCCACGAAATCAAATGTTCGTGTTGAAGGCTTTAACCCGCACCACTTAGAGTTCGTTATTGATGAGCTAAAGAGAATGGGGGCCGATATCGAAGTCGGTTCAGACTTTGTACAAGTTAAAAAGTCAGAGCTAGAAGCTTGTCGAATTGATACAGCACCTTTTCCTGGTTTCCCAACTGATGTTCAGGCCCAAATGATGGCGCTTGTAACCCAAGTTAAGGGAAGCTCAATCATTACAGAACATATTTTTGAAAATAGGTTTATGCACGTTCCAGAGCTAAATAGGTTGGGAGCAAGTATTGAACTTAAAGGTAATACTGCCATTGTAGAGGGACAGAGAGAGCTTAAGGGTGCTCCTGTTATGTGTACTGATCTTAGAGCGTCAGCAGCTCTTATCATTGCAGCACTTGCCTCTAGTGGTGAAACTGAAATATCGAGAATTTATCATCTAGATAGAGGTTATGATAACTTAGCAAATAAGCTAATGAGCTTAGGTGCAAAACTAGAGAGAGTTTCGGAGTAAGTATGAGTGATTGTATTTTTTGTAAGATCTTAAAGGATGAGATTCCCTCAACAAGAGTCTATGAAGATGATTCTGTAATTGGCTTTAGAGACTTAAGTCCTATGGCCAAAGAGCACTTACTCTTTATTCATAGAGATCATACAGAAAATGTAAATGAAATCTCAGATAGTGATCCTGCTCAACTAAGCGATATCTTTAAAGCCATTTCTAGCTACACAAAATCAAATGATCTCTCTAAGAAAGGTTTTAGAGTTGTGACAAACTTAGGTTCCGATGGCGGTCAAACTGTTTTTCACACACACTTCCATGTCTTAGGGGGAGAGAAATTGTCCGGATTTGGTTCATAAGTGAATTAAATCCAGTCCCTCTTTCTTTAAAAAAGACAAGTACGACATTTACGCTCTAGGGTGACCCAAACCAAGGAGTCACCATGAATCAATTTTTTCTACTCTTATCAATTCTTCTCTTATCCTTTTCTTGTAGTAAAGAGAGTAAATTAAAATTCTCTCCTCCAATGAGCTTGAATGAACAAGAATCTCAAGCCGTTGATCAACAAAGTGTAGAGGCCAATACTAAAGACTTTCAAGTCCCTACCTTGAAGCTAATCTCACAGAAATCAAGATTGTCTATTTTGAATAATGATCAAGTGACTGAAGAGATTGATTTAAAAGTTGAAGATGAAAGATATCTTCGTAGTAAACTCTTAGATATATTAGATGGCAATCGTCCCAATACTTTGGAGATGAGTGATATTTTCACTTATAGTATCTCTTTTAAAAATGATGAACTCTTTAAAATTATAAATAACATCAAGCTTGAAGAACTTAAGAATTATAAAGTAAATATCTCAACCTTCTTTTTCTTGAAAAATAATAAGACTGGATATTACTTAGATCTTGATTATCGCGCAGGTATAGAAAATGATCTCGGTGTGTATGTTTCATCTCAGCTTGAGAATGAAGAGGAGCAGGTCGATGGGTTTTCTTATGGAGAGAAGCCTGTTGAATCCTACAAGTTTGAGGTTCCCGGTATTGCTCTAGACTTTGCTTTTGATAAATTAACAAAGAAGTCAAAAGTCATCTACACAGTGGATAATTTTAATAATGGTGAAATGAGCCTTGTCGATTGGAAGAGTGAGACTTTAGAGAAAGGAAGTCTTTTAATTCTCTCTAATACCACTCAGGAGAAAATCTTCTTTATTCCTAATGGAAAAAGCATTTCAACAGTTCTTGAGGATACTCATAAGGTTAGTCATTATAAGAAAATTAATTTTATAAAGTTAGATGAGAAAATATTGGCAGGGCAAATTCTTGCTTTAGTTGAGCCACAGAAGATTGAGACGAGAGGCCAGGTTGAAGAGATCTTTGGAGCTCAATCTGTAGACTTTGTTTTTAAAGAGGGGGTTACGAAAACTTTAATGATTCAACCTATAGGCTTAAAGCATTCAATTCATAAGTATAGCGAACCACAAAAAGTTAACTACTATAAGAATGATGATTATATTCGTTCAAGATATTGCAATGTTTCTAGAGAGAAGATTGTAACTCATGAAACTCCTTTAAATATGAAAAGTGAAGTTTCTAGAATTAAGTTAAGATTTAATGGAAGAGAGAGCTTTCTTACTGAAATGGTTAAAATGGGTCATGCAGAAGTTAAGACTAATAAGAAATCACTATTAATAATTCTTAATTCTCTTCCGGGGGGTGGAACTATTTCAAATGTTAATTTAAGTATTTTAAGTCAACTTAAAGAAGGAAAGCTTGTTCAAAGTAATGGAGAGTGTAGATTATTTCATTATGTTAGGCGTGGAGAGGTTGAAGGAGATTTTTATATACATAGTGTACAAACTGAGAAATATGACAGTTTTAGCCCTTCTGTTGACTTGGTGAAGGTCGGAATCAAAACGAAAATGAATTTAAGGGTTATTGAATAAAGAAATAAGGGCCATATTTGGCCCTTTCTTATTGGATATTCTCAGAGAGACCAGTGAATAGAGCACTTAGAATTGCCTTTTGCATTCTACTTAACTCATAGACTTCGGCCATAATCACTACAGGACTCTTTTTAATAGTGGCCGTAATAACTAGTTGGCCCTTTTCACCTGAGTACTCTGCAATATCAAAAGTATTATTGAAATCTTTCTCGTAGTTTGACATGATTTTTGCTTCAAGCTCTCCACCTTCTGTTGGATTTGGAAGTCTTTCGCCTTCAACTTTCACTTGAATCAATTTATTTTTCTCATTTTCTTTTTTTGCAATCTGAATATCGTTAAAGATAATTCTAACTGACTTTGCTCCTAAGTTTGATTTTAAGATAAACCAAAGTTCCTCAAAGAAAGTAGTTCTATCATTTGGCCATAGCCCATTTAAATGAGTAATTACTTTAAATAGCTCTTCTAGAAGAGTGACATTATTTTGAAGTAGCCAGTTGTCGTGAACCTTTGAAAAAATATTCTTTACTTCGTCTAGAGAAAGAGATTGAAAAGATTCGTAATCAGAGTTTATTTCTTTAAGTGATCTAATAGGGAAGAAGCGACTGTCTTCAAGTAGAGTTGCTTTTAGGTCTTCGTTTTCAATTTGCTCTTCATCATAGAAAAGCGCCTGTAGATTTGAGTTCTTTAATTCACTTAAATCTAATACCTTTCCATTATCTTCAGTACCTGCGTCGAAAGATTTCAGTAAAAATTGATTTTCAGACTTAATTAATCCTAGGCTAAATTCCATATATATTCCCAATAAATCATTTAAAGTTGAGCAAAATTCTAGCCTATAGTCCTTGCTATGTGAATAAATGATTGAAGAATAGCGGCTTTTCACTGCAGAAATTGCACGGGGCGTTGCTATATGGGAGATATGTTAAAATAAATCAATGAGATTTTTGCTAGTTACATTCCTATTTCTCATCTCTATGAGCAGCTTTTCACAGGATGAGAGAAGCTTTCGCGAGCTCTTTAGGGCCGAGCTAGATAAGGAAGTCAGAGACGAACTCGCGTCCGATGCTAAGTATGTGGTGAATACTCCTCTTCATAAAATTGATTTAGACGGAGACCACAGAAAGGAATCTATCTTCTACGAATTCAAAGATGGAAAGTCATGGATTCACTTTCTAGGCTATGATGAAACTAGACTTAAGTCTTTCAAACTTGAAGTGAATGGCTTTGGTGCGAAGGTTTATAAAATTAGAGTAAGGCAATTATCCAAAGATAGCCTGGGACTAGTCTTCTTCTTTTATGAGGGGATGACAAAGTACACAGAACTTAATTCAACCGTTCGTTTATACTTTGTGACTATTGATCATCAAGATTTGAATAAAATCTATATGGAGAAGGGTCCCATTTTCTGGCAAGAGAAGAGAACTCAGCAGGGCTATTACTTTCAAAGACCTAACGAGTTGAGCTTTGTAGATTTTAATCGCAATGGCACTAAAGAAATACTAGTTAAACAAGGAAATACGGCCAGCGTTTTTATGTATTTATCAAAAGGTAAGTGGTTGAAATTTTAGCTTTTTTTCATAGCTATTCCCTTTAAAGTTTTCCTCATAAAGTCCGATAAGATTCATAGCTTATTATTTTGAAAATCGGATTATGAATGCTCTATAGAAACTCATTAATTACTTTATTCTCCTTTCTTCTCATTTCTTGTTCATCGGTAGTAGAAAATGGAAGGACTGTGGCCTCACTAGACGAAGTAAAACCTTCGGTAAAGGGAAGCTGCGCTCAAATTATGAATAGTTTCATTAAGGGAAGAAAGATTGTTAAGAAGAACGGTCTTTCAGATCTCTTTCCAAGTTCAAAAGTATATTCAACTAAAGAAGTTCAACAGATTAAAAAAGTAAGCGACAGAATTGGTGAGAGATCTATTGCGAGAATCCCATCTGAAAATCTAGAGAGAGAATTTCAATCTTTTGCTTACTCTAAGTTAATTCAAGACAGCTCCAAAGAGATCGATCCTGTAGAGTTTAATACATGGTTTAGATTGAACGTTGATGATGTTGTTTCTTCTTTTGATAGATCTAAAAGTGTTTCAGACAATTTTGAATCTTCGCTAGGGGTCTTCAAAAAGTGGAGAGAGAGTGAAGGGTTTTCATTTAAAAATTTAATTAAGTTAAAGAAAAAGAGCTCGGCCGAAAAAACAGCGTTGAAAAATATTCAAGAGGCCGCAATGGCGGATTATAATTCGATCATCTCTAAGAATATTAATGAGTACAGTAATTATCAAGACTTCTTAGATGATACTGTTGCAGCGGTATCTAACTTCCATATTTTTGAAGAGAATTTCCAAGGACCTGAGTTTTTAAGGTGGATGTCTGATAATGAATTTATTTCTGAAGACGTTTTTGTAAAGCTAAAAAATGGAGCAGAGGATAATCAAAAGCTTGGAGACTTACTCTCTAATAACTATGTTGAATTTATTCCTTTCTCTAAGAAACCTGCAATGCCTAAGAAGTCGATTAAAGAGAAGATCAGAGATTACGCAATTGATATGTTTACTCAGAAGAAAAAAGATATCGATGACTGTGGTGGAGATCCTGATTGCGCGCTCCAAGAGACCAAGAGTATTTTTCAACGACTCATTGGTGCGGATAGATTTAAAAGAAACTTCAGCTGCTTGAGACAATTTCCTCAAGCTAGAAATGCAATGTATGCAGACTTTGTCGTGGCCTGGTCTATGTTAGGTTATATGTACAAGTCTAATGAAGAGAGCTTTGAGAGATTCCCATGGGAGGTTGTCGCCAACGGTTTAATCTTTACTCCAATTATGTCTGAGATTAATTGCCAAGCTTCTTTCCAGACACGCAATGCATTTGGAGGTGCGATAAATATTGCTAAACAACCTTCAAAAACTAGGGCCTTCCTAAGAAATTGGAGGAGAGTTGCGGGTGTCAGTGTTGCTTCTGGAATTGGACTGGTTGGGTTAGGCGTTGGCTTTAATGAGCTATATGCAGCTCTAGGTCACCCTGTAGAGAATTCTGAAACTCTTAAGCAACAAATGCAGATGCTTCCATTTATGTTTCTGTGGTCCGGTGTATTGGGTGGTTTAAAAGATGTGGCATTTCTAAACCCACTAAAACACAAAGTTATTCCAAAGTTAGCGAGACTTATACAATCTAAAACGGGAATTGCAGCAGGTTCAATTATTTCTTTAAGTGCATTGAATGTATCGCTATCAAGTGCAAATGAGTACTATAGTAGCCTTAGTTTTAATGAAGTCTGGCGCTACTACGTTCTTCCAAAGTATCTAGAGATTCTGGGTTACGATAGAGAAGGAGATCTCGAATTCAATGGTGAGACTACTGTTGAGGGCTTCGATGAGAATACTGACGTCTATATCACTGAGTATGAAGAAGGTGTTAAAACTTCAGTTAAGGTTAGTAAGTCTTATGATGAAGATGGAAAAGAATATATAAAGGTTGAAGATGTTGGAATTGAGATACCTGATTATATTTTGGAAGACTCTGTAAGTGATGTCCCTAAGGCCCAGTAGTTTAAGAGGCCTTTGGGAAATTCATATCGTCGTTGTCATCATCGCCACGTTTTGACTCTAGATCTACAACATTATTTGGAGTTTCTTCTTCAAGATCCTTAACTCCTTTCATTAAACCAAGCCAGACAGCAATTGGAAGTAAGCACACCATGAGAATAACAATGATTTGATTCGTACTAGATTTTGCATCATCTAGTTCATTAATTGTCGTTGTCTTTACCTCGTTTTTTTTTACTGCAGCATTAGGCTGTTCTTTCTTTTGAGTAAAGTCAAAAGGAGTTGCCTTTGAAGGTGGAACGTCATTGTACTCTTCAATCGATATCCCGCTAACAGGCTCTACCGCCGGTTTCCTAGCAAAACTCATTGAACTAGTAATCAGTGCTAGAAAAAGGAAGAGGATGAATTGCTTTGTAAATTGTCTCATAGCTAACCACTTGAAATTATGTGTTCTATACCTCGCAAAACCCTAAATATTTTTCACGTATATTTAGTGAGGCTTCTCTATATGATACATGGCAATGAGAGTGTTTTTTAGTGAGCAAATTTCACCATTGGAGATGTATGAATACAGTCATAGAGCATGCCAAATTAACTGATGTTAATGAGTTATTGTCACTGTATTTGTCAGTCTACGGTGAAGACTATCCTCTAGATATTGGAACAAAACGATCGGTTATGGAAGAGGCCCTCAATCATCCAGAGGAAAACCATTGGTATGTGATGAGATGTACCGATTCAAATCAAATTATAGTATCTGGCATTATTCAAATTGAAAGAGAAAACCTAATTGGTAAATTATCAGGGGTTGCTGTTCACGATGAATACAGAAAGCATGGGCTTGCTACAGGGTTCATTGGCCATGTTGTAAATGAGGTCCTTAAAGAAAAGAAACTTGTAAATTCAATTTATGCGACTGCAAGGACTATCTCTCACTCTTCGCAAACAATGTTGATGAAGAATGGATTTATTCCACTTGGCTTTTTTCCAAATTGTAGAAGAATCAAAACCTATGAGACTTTGGCCCTACTTGCAATTTTCGCAGATGGAGTTCTAGAAAAAAGAAAAGTTCCTACTGTTGTTCCAGAATCTGTAGAGCCATTTTATTCTCTCGTTGAAAAAGAGATTACTGGAAATGATGCTCATTTTGATACTGCCCCTTGTTTAATTAAGAGAGATCATCAGTTTAAGGATTTGACTTGTAAAGAGGGAGAGTTCGAATTTATTTTTGCAAAGAACTTCGTGGAGAAGAGATTTGATGAAACCTTTAAAGAGGATAGAGAGTCAGTCTTTTATCCATTTCACAGACCCAATCTTCTTATCTCCAATATGGAAGAGGGGATTGAAATATTCGCGGCCTTTAGTAAGAAAGATCACTACTGTGTCATCATTACGGCCAATAAAAGTATTATCTCATTGGGAGAGAAAATTAATAAGATGCTCTTTGCAATGAAGGAAATTGGAATCTACTACGTAGAAACAATGGTTCGATCTGATAGAAGAGAGCCAATATGCTTTTTAACTGAAAATAACTTTCTTCCCTCAGCTGTTTATCCGGCAATGAGATTTGAAGAAGGCGTTGGGCAAGACTATATTCTCTTGGCAAGAACAATGGTACCACTAGACTTTAGTGAGCTTTCAATCCATAAGTCATTTAAGCCATATCTTGATCAATATGCAAAACAGTGGATTGATATGCACCTAAATATTCTTAGGGTGAACTCATGAAGTCACTTGAAGTTGTAGATAAGAAGTCATTATCTAGAGTCGAAGAACTCTGTAACCTTGAGCGTCCTTACGAGTATTCGAATGAAAATGACAAACTCTTTGTTGAGGCCATGAAGGAAAATATTCTCTGGCATAGAGAGAGAAATGAGTTTTATAGAAAATTATTGAACTCTAGAAAGTTTGATACAAGTAAACTTGTAGATATCAAAGATCTTCGTGAAGTTCCTTTCATTATTGCAAACTTTTTTAAATATCATGAGACTAAGTCAGTGACTGAGGAAGAGGTTTATCTTCACTTAACATCATCGGGAACGACGGGACAAAAATCTCAAATTTTCTTTGATGAGTGGACCATAGGTAGTGCTCAGGCAATGGTTGATAAGATATTTAACTCCTATGGATGGATCAGCCAAGAGAAAGTAAATTACTTACTCTTTACCTATGAACCAGAAGAGGGAAGTAAGCTCGGTACTGCATACACAGATAACTTCTTATGTAAGTATGCACCAATAAATGAAGTTAAATATGGATTGAGGTTTCTTGGAAAAGACGAAGGTCATAAATTTGATGTCTTTGGATGTATAGAAGCTCTACAGAAATTTGAAAAAGAGGGACGTGCGGTAAGAGTTTTTGGATTTCCATCTTTCTTTTACTTCACTCTAACTAAAATGAAAGAGCTAGGTATCGCGCCATTAAAATTGAATAAAGACTCCTTGGTCTTCTTGGGCGGAGGCTGGAAAGGGCATCAAGACAAGGCCATTTCTAAAAAAGAATTCTATTCTCTGTGTGAAGAGATGCTTGGTATACCTAATGAAAGATTGAGAGATGGGTTTGGATCAGTAGAGCACTGTATTCCCTATGTGGAGTGCTCTGAGCATCGATTTCATATTCCTGTTTGGTCACGAGTACTGATTAGAGATGTCGATACTCTTGAGCCTGTCGAAGAGGGAAAGCCTGGATATCTTAATTTGATATCACCTTATATTACGTCGGTTCCTGCAAATAGTGTATTGATGGGCGACTTGGCCATTGTAAAGAGCGAGTGCTCATGTAATTTAAATACACCTTGGTTTGAAATCTTGGGACGTGCAGGGATTTCAAAGAATAAGAGTTGTGCCGTGGCAGCTAGTGAGCTCTTGGAGAAAATATGATGAGTATTTTATGCCAGGGAAAATATTTAGAAGAGCTTACAAAGACAGAACTAATTAGATACGTGTTAGAGGGGATGTCTACTGATCTTCACCTCGATGAAATCATAGATTGCTTAGACCATTTTTCAAAAAATGTTGAGAGTCTAGAGATGGACGCCTTTCTTCTTGCCGAAATAAAAGAATTTTGTAGCAAAGATAGTCTCAAACAAAAGATCGTCTCTGAGCTTGGTAATCACGAACCATTTAGTATAAAGAAAAATGAATTCCAAAATGCTGAGATGGAGGGCTACGCACCTCTAGGAAGTCTATTGCATATCACTTCGGCAAACTCTGAAGGCCTTTCATTTCTTGCCTTAGTTGAAGGACTAATATCACAAAATATGAATATCGTTAAACTCAGCAGAAGAGATGACGATTTATGTTTTAAGTTAGTAGAGCAATTACTTAAGCACGATAGAAGCGAAAAACTGCAAAAGAGAATTTTACTTTTAAAGAATCAAACTTTAGATCTCTCAGACTTGATTGATGTGGTCGATGGAGTTTCGTGTTGGGGTGGTGATAGTGCTCTTGAGAGCATTAAAGCGAAAGTACCAAATAATAAGAGATTTATACCTTGGGGACATAAAATATCTTTTGCCCTTATTGATAATAACTCAGCTAACGCAGAGACTAGTCGAAAATTAGTTGATGAGATTCTCTTAAATAATCAACAGGCATGTTCAGCTCCTCAAGTATGTTACTTACTAGACGCAAGCTATGAGCAATTGATGGATTTTGCGCAATTATTATCTGATTCATTCTCTACACATGAGGACTGCAATGAGCTTGATTTGGATATTCAACAAAGAGCTGAACTCACAAATTATAATGAATTATTAAGACTTGAATCTCTATTTTTAGAAAAAAATCTAATTACTTCTAAAAAGGGTGAGTGGAGAATTTATATAGAGAAGAATAGTGATTTTAAGGCCTCTCCTTTAAATAGAACTATTTGGATCAAGTCTATTACTTCGAATAATATAGTTGAAACTTTCCAAAAACATAGAGGCTACTTGCAGACAGTAGGTCTTTCAATTTCTGAAGATAACTTTGATGTCATCAATTACATCTTAAAGGCAGGTGTGACGAGAGTAAGAGAACTTGGAAGAATGCAGGAATCTTACGGAGGCGAGCCTCATGATGGAGAGTATGCTTTAAGAAGATTTGTTAAAAGAGTCAGTCTTGATCTAGATATTCTAAAAAGAAATTATCGTCTAGATGAAAAAAGTGAAGGGCGACAAATTATTAATAAGAGTTTACCCGTAATGACTAAGGAAGATTTTCAAAGCTTATCTCTTGATGATGAGAGAAATAAGCTCTTCTTTAGAAGTGGGGGAAGCTCAGGTAAAAGCGCGCTCTCTACATTCTCTTACCATTCATATCATACACAGATGTTGGCGGCCTCTGAGGGGCTCTATGCTGCTGGTCTTGATCCTAAGAATGATCGATGTATGAATCTCTTCTTCGGTGGAGGTCTGTATGGAGGATTCTTAAGTTTCTTTACAATATTGGAAAAAATGAAGGCCTTGCAATTTCCTATGGCCGCATATGAGGACTTAGAGTTTGTCGCAGAATCTATTGTTGAGTATCAAGTTGATACACTACTGGGAATGCCATCATATATTGTGGAACTCTTCACTAAAAAAGGTAGCATTCTAAAGAAGGGTTGCATAAAGAAGATCTTCTTTGGTGGAGAGCACTTTCCTGAAAAAATGAAGACTCTTTTAATTAAAGATTATGGGGTTGAGATTATACGCTCCGCTAGCTATGGGTCAGTTGATGCTGGACCACTTGGCTTTCAATGCGAGTACTGTGAAGGTTCTATCCATCATTTAAATGAAAGCATACAGTCACTAGAGGTTTTATCTCTAGAGTCTGATAAAGAAGTGCCTGACGGTGAAGTGGGCAGATTAGTCTTCACGTCAAAGGCCCGAGAGACGCTATCGATTGATAGGTATGACTTAGGGGACCTTGGAAGAATTGTTAAAGATAAATGTCGTTGTATGAGAAAAGGGCTACGCTTTGAGCTTCTAGGGAGAGCTGGAGATATCTTTAGAAGTGGTGGAACTTTTTTTAATTTTCTTAAGTTCGAAAAAATCCTAAAAGATAGTTTTGAATATAGTGATCAATTTCAAATTATACTT
Proteins encoded in this window:
- a CDS encoding GNAT family N-acetyltransferase — its product is MNTVIEHAKLTDVNELLSLYLSVYGEDYPLDIGTKRSVMEEALNHPEENHWYVMRCTDSNQIIVSGIIQIERENLIGKLSGVAVHDEYRKHGLATGFIGHVVNEVLKEKKLVNSIYATARTISHSSQTMLMKNGFIPLGFFPNCRRIKTYETLALLAIFADGVLEKRKVPTVVPESVEPFYSLVEKEITGNDAHFDTAPCLIKRDHQFKDLTCKEGEFEFIFAKNFVEKRFDETFKEDRESVFYPFHRPNLLISNMEEGIEIFAAFSKKDHYCVIITANKSIISLGEKINKMLFAMKEIGIYYVETMVRSDRREPICFLTENNFLPSAVYPAMRFEEGVGQDYILLARTMVPLDFSELSIHKSFKPYLDQYAKQWIDMHLNILRVNS
- a CDS encoding histidine triad nucleotide-binding protein, translated to MSDCIFCKILKDEIPSTRVYEDDSVIGFRDLSPMAKEHLLFIHRDHTENVNEISDSDPAQLSDIFKAISSYTKSNDLSKKGFRVVTNLGSDGGQTVFHTHFHVLGGEKLSGFGS
- a CDS encoding acyl-CoA reductase → MMSILCQGKYLEELTKTELIRYVLEGMSTDLHLDEIIDCLDHFSKNVESLEMDAFLLAEIKEFCSKDSLKQKIVSELGNHEPFSIKKNEFQNAEMEGYAPLGSLLHITSANSEGLSFLALVEGLISQNMNIVKLSRRDDDLCFKLVEQLLKHDRSEKLQKRILLLKNQTLDLSDLIDVVDGVSCWGGDSALESIKAKVPNNKRFIPWGHKISFALIDNNSANAETSRKLVDEILLNNQQACSAPQVCYLLDASYEQLMDFAQLLSDSFSTHEDCNELDLDIQQRAELTNYNELLRLESLFLEKNLITSKKGEWRIYIEKNSDFKASPLNRTIWIKSITSNNIVETFQKHRGYLQTVGLSISEDNFDVINYILKAGVTRVRELGRMQESYGGEPHDGEYALRRFVKRVSLDLDILKRNYRLDEKSEGRQIINKSLPVMTKEDFQSLSLDDERNKLFFRSGGSSGKSALSTFSYHSYHTQMLAASEGLYAAGLDPKNDRCMNLFFGGGLYGGFLSFFTILEKMKALQFPMAAYEDLEFVAESIVEYQVDTLLGMPSYIVELFTKKGSILKKGCIKKIFFGGEHFPEKMKTLLIKDYGVEIIRSASYGSVDAGPLGFQCEYCEGSIHHLNESIQSLEVLSLESDKEVPDGEVGRLVFTSKARETLSIDRYDLGDLGRIVKDKCRCMRKGLRFELLGRAGDIFRSGGTFFNFLKFEKILKDSFEYSDQFQIILTNESTKDTINLYLNGITIEEVDFASKYKDLSEAFCHELTTDFKVIKSLSSDFISSKSSGKILRVVDQRKY
- a CDS encoding LuxE/PaaK family acyltransferase; the protein is MKSLEVVDKKSLSRVEELCNLERPYEYSNENDKLFVEAMKENILWHRERNEFYRKLLNSRKFDTSKLVDIKDLREVPFIIANFFKYHETKSVTEEEVYLHLTSSGTTGQKSQIFFDEWTIGSAQAMVDKIFNSYGWISQEKVNYLLFTYEPEEGSKLGTAYTDNFLCKYAPINEVKYGLRFLGKDEGHKFDVFGCIEALQKFEKEGRAVRVFGFPSFFYFTLTKMKELGIAPLKLNKDSLVFLGGGWKGHQDKAISKKEFYSLCEEMLGIPNERLRDGFGSVEHCIPYVECSEHRFHIPVWSRVLIRDVDTLEPVEEGKPGYLNLISPYITSVPANSVLMGDLAIVKSECSCNLNTPWFEILGRAGISKNKSCAVAASELLEKI
- the murA gene encoding UDP-N-acetylglucosamine 1-carboxyvinyltransferase: MDKIIVNGPCTLEGSVRISKAKNAYLPILSAVLLSEKRITLNEIPNLRDINTMLTLLGNLGVGIERKGSSVVLDPSTLNSHEATYDLVKTMRASIFTLGPILTRLHKAKVSLPGGCAIGTRPIDLHLTNLEKMGAKITLEGGYVYAETDGPLKGAHLVLAFPSVGATENLMMAAVYAKGKTIIENAALEPEIDDLANFLNAMGAKISGIGTKKIEIEGVKSLNEVEYTAIGDRIEAATYIMAALATKSNVRVEGFNPHHLEFVIDELKRMGADIEVGSDFVQVKKSELEACRIDTAPFPGFPTDVQAQMMALVTQVKGSSIITEHIFENRFMHVPELNRLGASIELKGNTAIVEGQRELKGAPVMCTDLRASAALIIAALASSGETEISRIYHLDRGYDNLANKLMSLGAKLERVSE